The following are from one region of the Mauremys reevesii isolate NIE-2019 linkage group 2, ASM1616193v1, whole genome shotgun sequence genome:
- the LOC120398909 gene encoding E3 ubiquitin-protein ligase MYLIP: MSAPAMLCYVTRPDAVVMEVEVEAKANGEDCLNQVCRRLGIIEVDYFGLQFTGSKGESLWLNLRNRISQQMDGLAPYRLKLRVKFFVEPHLILQEQTRHMFFLHIREDLLAGNLQCSSEHAIELSALLAHMKFGDYNQNTAKYSYEELCAKELTTATLDSITAKHKELEGLSQASAEYQVLQIVSTLENYGVEWHSVRDSEGQKLLIGVGPEGISICKDDFSPINRIAYPVVQMATQSGKNVYLTVTNESGNSVVLLFKMISTRAASGLYRAITETHAFYRCDTVTSAVMMQYSRDLKGHLASLFLNENINLGKKYVFDIKRTSKEVYDHARRTLYNAGIVDLVSRSDQTPPNSPLKSSESNMNCDSCEGLNCQQTKALQEKLRKLKESMLCMVCCEEEINSTFCPCGHTVCCETCAAQLQSCPVCRSRVEHVQHVYLPTHTSLLNLTVI; encoded by the exons ATGTCTGCCCCAGCCATGCTGTGCTATGTGACCAGGCCGGACGCGGTGGTgatggaggtggaggtggaggccAAAGCCAACGGCGAGGACTGCCTCAACCAG GTATGCAGAAGGTTGGGGATTATAGAAGTTGATTACTTTGGACTGCAGTTCActggcagcaaaggagagagtTTATGGCTGAATTTGAGAAATAGGATCTCCCAGCAGATGGATGGACTAGCTCCTTACCGATTGAAACTGcgtgtcaagttttttgtagaaCCGCATCTTATTTTGCAAGAACAAACAAG GCATATGTTTTTCTTGCATATAAGGGAGGATCTTTTAGCTGGTAATCTTCAGTGTTCTTCAGAGCATGCCATTGAACTTAGTGCATTGTTGGCTCACATGAAGTTTGGGGATTATAACCAGAATACTGCCAAGTACAGCTATGAAGAGTTGTGTGCAAAGGAGCTCACTACTGCCACCTTAGACAG TATTACTGCAAAGCACAAGGAACTAGAAGGGCTGAGCCAGGCTTCAGCAGAGTACCAGGTTCTGCAGATTGTGTCAACACTGGAGAACTATGGGGTAGAGTGGCACTCAGTGAGAGACAGTGAAGGGCAGAAACTTCTTATTGGTGTTGGGCCTGAGGGCATCTCCATCTGTAAAGATGACTTCAGCCCCATTAATAG GATTGCTTATCCTGTTGTTCAAATGGCAACCCAGTCTGGGAAGAATGTGTATCTGACGGTCACCAACGAGTCTGGTAATAGCGTAGTTCTCTTGTTTAAGATGATCAGTACCAGAGCAGCTAGTGGACTGTACAGAGCAATAACAGAGACCCATGCATTTTACAG GTGTGACACTGTTACTAGTGCTGTCATGATGCAGTACAGTCGAGATTTAAAGGGCCACCTAGCATCCTTGTTCCTGAATGAAAACATTAATCTTGGTAAAAAGTATGTCTTTGACATTAAACGAACATCAAAGGAAGTTTATGATCATGCGAGGAGGACTCTTTACAATGCTGGCATTGTGGATCTTGTTTCAAGAAGTGACCAAACGCCACCAAATTCTCCCCTTAAGTCTTCAGAAAGTAATATGAACTGCGACAGCTGTGAGGGTCTCAACTGCCAGCAAACAAAAGCTCTTCAAGAGAAGTTGCGGAAGCTGAAGGAGTCTATGCTATGTATGGTGTGTTGTGAGGAAGAAATCAATTCAACCTTTTGTCCTTGTGGCCACACAGTATGCTGTGAGACCTGTGCTGCCCAGTTGCAG TCATGTCCAGTTTGCAGGTCTCGGGTAGAGCATGTCCAGCATGTGTATTTGCCAACTCATACCAGTCTGCTTAACCTGACAGTGATATGA